The following are encoded in a window of Magnolia sinica isolate HGM2019 chromosome 11, MsV1, whole genome shotgun sequence genomic DNA:
- the LOC131218363 gene encoding LOW QUALITY PROTEIN: ATP synthase subunit 9, mitochondrial-like (The sequence of the model RefSeq protein was modified relative to this genomic sequence to represent the inferred CDS: substituted 2 bases at 2 genomic stop codons) — translation MLEGVKLIGAGAATIASAGAVVGIGNILSSSIHSMAXNSSLAKXSFGYAILGFALTEDIASFVPMMSSLISSVF, via the coding sequence ATGTTAGAAGGTGTAAAATTAATAGGTGCCGGAGCAGCTACAATTGCTTCAGCGGGAGCTGTTGTCGGTATTGGAAACATCCTTAGTTCCTCGATCCATTCCATGGCGTAAAATTCATCATTGGCTAAATAATCATTTGGTTATGCCATTTTGGGCTTTGCTCTAACCGAAGATATTGCATCATTTGTCCCAATGATGTCGTCTCTTATCTCATCCGTATTCTGA